Proteins from a single region of Xenopus laevis strain J_2021 chromosome 9_10S, Xenopus_laevis_v10.1, whole genome shotgun sequence:
- the LOC446267 gene encoding sarcalumenin isoform X1 produces MRGPGLFCCCLTALLLLGGADDVNEAEEITTRDRTHIDSTLKLTEDSPKDDYAGALQRLRKIYHNAIRPLELSYKYNELRQHEITAYQGRTLADSAADGEITSKPMVLFLGPWSVGKSTMVNYLLGLDDTPYQLYTGAEPTTSEFTVLMHGPKMKTIEGIVMAADSSRSFSPLEKFGQNFLEKLIGIEIPHKLLERVTFVDTPGIIENRKQQERGYPFNEVCQWFIDRADLIFVVFDPTKLDVGQELEMLFRQLKGRESQIRIILNKADSLATQELMRVYGALFWSLAPLINVTEPPRVYVSSFWEDDYHPDTHKELFLKEEISLLEDLKQVIENRLENKIAFIRQHAIRVRIHALLVDRYLHTYKDKMTFFSDGELVFKDIIEDPDKYFIFKSILAKTNVSKFDLPNKEAYKDFFGVNPITSFKLLSQQCSYMGGCLLDKIEKAITHELPDLLGSIGLGKKPGALNCDVTGCGEAPKNRYRKH; encoded by the exons ATGAGAGGACCAGGGTTATTCTGCTGCTGCCTGACAGCTCTTCTGCTGCTTGGGGGTGCAG ATGATGTGAATGAAGCAGAAGAAATAACTACAAGGGACCGGACCCACATAGACAGCactctgaaactcacagaggatAGTCCAAAAGATGATTACGCAG GGGCACTGCAGCGGCTAAGGAAAATTTATCATAATGCCATCAGACCTCTGGAACTGTCTTATAAATACAATGAGCTGAGACAGCATGAAATTACAG CTTATCAAGGACGTACCCTTGCTGACTCGGCCGCAG ATGGTGAGATCACTTCCAAACCAATGGTTCTCTTCTTGGGTCCCTGGAGTGTGGGCAAGTCCACCATGGTCAACTACCTCTTGGGACTGGATGATACTCCATATCAGCTGTACACAG GTGCTGAGCCCACCACTTCTGAATTTACCGTCCTGATGCATGGGCCAAAGATGAAGACTATTGAGGGCATTGTCATGGCAGCTGATAGTTCCCGCTCTTTTTCCCCACTTGAGAAATTTGGACAGAATTTTCTGGAGAAACTGATCGGGATTGAGATCCCTCACAAGCTTCTGGAAAGAGTTACTTTTGTGGATACTCCTGGGATCATTGAGAACCGTAAACAGCAGGAGAGAG GTTACCCATTTAATGAGGTTTGCCAGTGGTTCATTGATCGAGCTGATCTgatctttgtggtttttgacccAACCAAGTTAGATGTTGGCCAGGAGCTGGAAATGCTGTTCCGGCAGCTGAAAGGACGAGAGTCCCAAATCCGTATAATCTTAAATAAGGCTGACAGCTTGGCCACTCAAGAACTAATGAGGGTTTATGGAGCACTATTCTGGAGTTTGGCTCCTCTGATCAATGTAACAGAACCACCAAGAGTCTATGTCAGCTCTTTCTGGGAAGATGACTACCACCCTGACACACACAAGGAACTCTTCCTTAAGGAGGAGATCTCCCTTTTAGAAGATCTCAAACAGGTCATTGAGAATCGTCTTGAAAACAAGATTGCTTTCATCCGGCAGCATGCTATTAGGGTTCGCATCCATGCTCTTCTAGTGGACCGTTATCTTCATACTTATAAAGACAAGATGACATTTTTTAGTGACGGAGAGCTAGTATTTAAGGACATTATTGAAGACCCTGACAAATATTTCATCTTTAAATCCATCCTCGCTAAGACCAATGTCAGCAAGTTTGATCTCCCCAACAAAGAAGCTTACAAAGATTTCTTTGGGGTCAACCCAATTACAAGCTTTAAACTCCTTTCCCAGCAGTGCTCCTACATGGGTGGCTGTCTTTTAGACAAGATTGAGAAAGCCATCACTCATGAGCTACCAGATCTTCTTGGCAGCATTGGCCTCGGTAAAAAACCCGGGGCACTCAACTGTGACGTAACTGGATGCGGAGAGGCTCCAAAAAATCGCTACAGGAAACATTAA
- the LOC446267 gene encoding sarcalumenin isoform X2, producing MRGPGLFCCCLTALLLLGGADDVNEAEEITTRDRTHIDSTLKLTEDSPKDDYAGALQRLRKIYHNAIRPLELSYKYNELRQHEITDGEITSKPMVLFLGPWSVGKSTMVNYLLGLDDTPYQLYTGAEPTTSEFTVLMHGPKMKTIEGIVMAADSSRSFSPLEKFGQNFLEKLIGIEIPHKLLERVTFVDTPGIIENRKQQERGYPFNEVCQWFIDRADLIFVVFDPTKLDVGQELEMLFRQLKGRESQIRIILNKADSLATQELMRVYGALFWSLAPLINVTEPPRVYVSSFWEDDYHPDTHKELFLKEEISLLEDLKQVIENRLENKIAFIRQHAIRVRIHALLVDRYLHTYKDKMTFFSDGELVFKDIIEDPDKYFIFKSILAKTNVSKFDLPNKEAYKDFFGVNPITSFKLLSQQCSYMGGCLLDKIEKAITHELPDLLGSIGLGKKPGALNCDVTGCGEAPKNRYRKH from the exons ATGAGAGGACCAGGGTTATTCTGCTGCTGCCTGACAGCTCTTCTGCTGCTTGGGGGTGCAG ATGATGTGAATGAAGCAGAAGAAATAACTACAAGGGACCGGACCCACATAGACAGCactctgaaactcacagaggatAGTCCAAAAGATGATTACGCAG GGGCACTGCAGCGGCTAAGGAAAATTTATCATAATGCCATCAGACCTCTGGAACTGTCTTATAAATACAATGAGCTGAGACAGCATGAAATTACAG ATGGTGAGATCACTTCCAAACCAATGGTTCTCTTCTTGGGTCCCTGGAGTGTGGGCAAGTCCACCATGGTCAACTACCTCTTGGGACTGGATGATACTCCATATCAGCTGTACACAG GTGCTGAGCCCACCACTTCTGAATTTACCGTCCTGATGCATGGGCCAAAGATGAAGACTATTGAGGGCATTGTCATGGCAGCTGATAGTTCCCGCTCTTTTTCCCCACTTGAGAAATTTGGACAGAATTTTCTGGAGAAACTGATCGGGATTGAGATCCCTCACAAGCTTCTGGAAAGAGTTACTTTTGTGGATACTCCTGGGATCATTGAGAACCGTAAACAGCAGGAGAGAG GTTACCCATTTAATGAGGTTTGCCAGTGGTTCATTGATCGAGCTGATCTgatctttgtggtttttgacccAACCAAGTTAGATGTTGGCCAGGAGCTGGAAATGCTGTTCCGGCAGCTGAAAGGACGAGAGTCCCAAATCCGTATAATCTTAAATAAGGCTGACAGCTTGGCCACTCAAGAACTAATGAGGGTTTATGGAGCACTATTCTGGAGTTTGGCTCCTCTGATCAATGTAACAGAACCACCAAGAGTCTATGTCAGCTCTTTCTGGGAAGATGACTACCACCCTGACACACACAAGGAACTCTTCCTTAAGGAGGAGATCTCCCTTTTAGAAGATCTCAAACAGGTCATTGAGAATCGTCTTGAAAACAAGATTGCTTTCATCCGGCAGCATGCTATTAGGGTTCGCATCCATGCTCTTCTAGTGGACCGTTATCTTCATACTTATAAAGACAAGATGACATTTTTTAGTGACGGAGAGCTAGTATTTAAGGACATTATTGAAGACCCTGACAAATATTTCATCTTTAAATCCATCCTCGCTAAGACCAATGTCAGCAAGTTTGATCTCCCCAACAAAGAAGCTTACAAAGATTTCTTTGGGGTCAACCCAATTACAAGCTTTAAACTCCTTTCCCAGCAGTGCTCCTACATGGGTGGCTGTCTTTTAGACAAGATTGAGAAAGCCATCACTCATGAGCTACCAGATCTTCTTGGCAGCATTGGCCTCGGTAAAAAACCCGGGGCACTCAACTGTGACGTAACTGGATGCGGAGAGGCTCCAAAAAATCGCTACAGGAAACATTAA